In the Phoenix dactylifera cultivar Barhee BC4 unplaced genomic scaffold, palm_55x_up_171113_PBpolish2nd_filt_p 000139F, whole genome shotgun sequence genome, one interval contains:
- the LOC103717956 gene encoding 7-deoxyloganetin glucosyltransferase, whose amino-acid sequence MGSIVPERPHAVLIPYPAQGHVTPMLKLAKLLRSRGFYITFVNNHFNQNRLLRSGAISSLDSLPDFRFQSIPDGLPPTDTDATQDIPSLCDSIPKNCIPPFRDLITELNDPSSPTPAVSCIVSDGAMSFTLDVAKELRIPEVLFWTPSACGYMGYLHYQHLIERGIFPLKDACDLTNGYLERPIDWISGMKNVRLRDLPIFLRTLDSKDIMFHFCNHAAQRSSMASAIILNTFDELERPVLDAMASMLPPIYTIGPLSLLSRQITTSPLTSISSNLWKEDPTCLEWLQGREPGSVVYVNYGSITVMTNEQLIEFAWGLANSKHDFFWVIRPDLVKGDSAVLPQEFLSETKERGLLASWCPQEAVLSHPSIGVFLTHSGWNSTLESICGGVPTISWPFFAEQQTNCRYACTEWGIGMEIDSNVKREEVERLVRELMEGEKGKEMRRRAVEWKESAIRATQPGGSSFQNFDRLVKEALL is encoded by the exons ATGGGTTCCATAGTTCCGGAGAGGCCTCATGCAGTGCTCATCCCCTACCCAGCCCAAGGCCACGTAACCCCTATGCTAAAGCTAGCCAAGCTCCTCCGTTCCCGTGGCTTCTACATCACCTTCGTCAACAACCACTTCAACCAAAACCGCCTCCTCAGGTCCGGAGCCATCTCCTCCCTCGACAGCCTCCCGGACTTCCGCTTCCAGTCCATCCCGGACGGCCTCCCTCCGACCGACACGGATGCCACCCAAGACATCCCCTCCCTTTGCGATTCCATCCCAAAAAATTGCATTCCCCCCTTCCGTGACCTCATCACAGAGCTCAATGACCCTTCCTCTCCCACACCTGCGGTGTCATGCATAGTTTCCGACGGGGCCATGAGCTTCACACTCGATGTTGCCAAGGAGCTCCGAATCCCCGAGGTCTTATTCTGGACCCCTAGTGCATGCGGCTACATGGGCTACCTCCACTACCAGCATCTCATTGAAAGAGGCATCTTTCCTCTCAAAG ATGCCTGTGATCTCACTAACGGATATCTCGAGAGGCCCATCGATTGGATATCGGGGATGAAGAATGTCCGGCTAAGGGACTTGCCAATCTTTCTTCGTACCCTAGACTCCAAGGACATCATGTTCCATTTCTGTAATCATGCGGCCCAGAGATCATCCATGGCGTCGGCGATCATATTAAACACCTTCGACGAACTCGAACGTCCTGTATTGGATGCGATGGCATCGATGCTCCCTCCTATCTATACCATAGGCCCTTTATCCTTGCTCTCTCGCCAAATCACCACGAGCCCATTAACGTCGATAAGCTCGAACCTGTGGAAGGAGGACCCAACTTGCTTGGAGTGGCTCCAAGGGAGAGAGCCCGGGTCGGTCGTGTACGTGAACTACGGAAGCATTACGGTGATGACGAACGAGCAGCTGATCGAGTTCGCGTGGGGGCTGGCTAACAGCaagcatgatttcttttgggtgATCAGGCCTGACCTTGTGAAAGGAGACTCAGCTGTTCTTCCACAAGAGTTCTTGAGCGAGACCAAGGAGAGGGGTCTGCTGGCGAGCTGGTGCCCGCAGGAGGCGGTGCTATCGCACCCCTCCATCGGAGTGTTCTTGACTCATAGCGGATGGAATTCGACGTTGGAGAGCATATGCGGTGGAGTGCCGACGATAAGTTGGCCATTCTTTGCGGAGCAGCAGACTAATTGTAGGTATGCCTGCACGGAGTGGGGCATCGGAATGGAGATTGACAGCAACGTAAAGAGAGAGGAGGTGGAGAGGTTGGTGAGGGAACTGATGGAAGGGGAGAAGGGAAAGGAGATGAGGAGGAGGGCGGTGGAGTGGAAGGAGAGTGCAATCAGAGCAACGCAGCCAGGTGGTTCCTCTTTTCAGAATTTCGACAGGTTGGTCAAGGAGGCGCTGCTTTGA